From one Gallionella capsiferriformans ES-2 genomic stretch:
- a CDS encoding FIST signal transduction protein produces MKIDTLELINNKWRFARQFIENKSLCQVVFVFGESDFIQAEPVFEGLRALYPNAKIVGASSAGSILGSTIANAAVVATAVYLESGSVELSTVDFSAESDIEAISSDLLRQLPAEGLRHVFVLADGLNLNGSELVKGLNKVTYGVTVTGGMAGDGDRFLHTWVISDAPARQNRIVAVGFYGTDLVISTGSHGGWSSFGADRQVTRSIGNTLFELDYEPALDVYKKHLGEFAKDLPMSGMRFPLHIRAPNDSEGVIRTLLQIDESAKSITFAGDIPCGYIAQLMKPELHQLIYGAGDAAKEINQLNDHQALGLVVSCVGRRVVMKHIVEEELEAVEEILGANVQLVGFYSYGEIAPFNDRPEQCQLHNQTMTLTAIYER; encoded by the coding sequence ATGAAGATTGACACCCTTGAATTAATTAATAATAAGTGGCGTTTCGCACGTCAATTTATTGAAAATAAATCGCTATGCCAAGTCGTTTTTGTGTTTGGTGAGTCCGATTTTATTCAGGCTGAACCTGTTTTCGAAGGTCTTCGGGCTTTATACCCCAACGCCAAAATTGTTGGCGCTTCAAGCGCTGGCAGCATTCTTGGCTCAACGATTGCCAATGCCGCCGTTGTGGCGACGGCGGTCTACCTTGAAAGCGGGAGCGTCGAGCTGAGCACCGTCGATTTTTCGGCTGAGAGTGACATTGAAGCGATCTCCTCCGATTTGCTCAGACAATTACCCGCCGAGGGACTCAGACATGTTTTTGTACTTGCTGATGGCCTGAATCTAAATGGTTCTGAATTGGTAAAGGGACTCAACAAAGTCACTTATGGTGTCACGGTTACTGGAGGCATGGCGGGAGATGGGGATAGATTCCTGCATACATGGGTCATTTCTGACGCGCCTGCACGGCAAAACCGCATTGTTGCAGTCGGATTTTACGGCACTGATCTGGTAATAAGTACAGGATCCCATGGAGGATGGAGTTCTTTCGGTGCTGATCGCCAAGTGACACGATCGATCGGAAATACCCTGTTTGAATTGGATTATGAACCCGCGCTTGATGTCTATAAAAAACATCTGGGCGAATTTGCCAAAGATTTACCGATGAGCGGGATGAGATTCCCGCTGCATATCCGCGCACCCAATGATTCGGAAGGCGTTATTCGTACGCTGTTGCAAATTGATGAGTCAGCCAAAAGTATTACTTTTGCCGGTGATATCCCCTGCGGCTATATTGCACAACTGATGAAACCCGAACTTCACCAGCTCATCTATGGTGCAGGAGATGCGGCCAAAGAAATTAATCAGCTCAATGATCATCAGGCGCTGGGACTCGTGGTGAGCTGTGTGGGACGCCGTGTGGTCATGAAACACATCGTCGAGGAGGAATTGGAGGCGGTTGAAGAAATCCTTGGCGCAAATGTTCAACTGGTTGGTTTTTATTCCTACGGTGAAATTGCGCCCTTTAACGATCGGCCCGAGCAGTGCCAACTCCATAATCAGACGATGACACTGACTGCCATCTATGAAAGATAA
- a CDS encoding sensor domain-containing protein has translation MNKLISTLSQVDDDRLRTILQAIPDLIWLKDMNGVYLTCNHRFEQFFGALEKDIIGHTDYDFVSKELADSFRENDRIAMMKGGPSKNEEWVTFADDGHQELLEATKTPLLDKEGQLIGVLGISRDITQRKKSEMFEKFRSSTLELLTGDTPLTVILEFIVQGVEQLNSAMNCSILLLDEEGKHLGHGIAPSLPAFYNAAIDGVAIGMGVGSCGTAAYTGERVIVEDIATHPYWAPYKTLAAKAGLGACWSEPIRSSFNQVLGTFAIYHKDKNYPSEADIYVIEQSAHLASIAIERKLLEEKVRQLAFYDTLTNLPNRRLLKERLNQAMSVSKRTHCYCALMFIDLDNFKPINDMHGHGIGDLLLIDAAKRLKSCVREMDTVARFGGDEFVVLLSELDVDQAISTSQAQRVAQKIRAALSVPYVLPTDILPAATIEHRCTASIGVTVFLNQGINQDDILKQADAAMYEAKEAGGNSIRFHDNLKN, from the coding sequence ATGAATAAATTAATCAGCACCTTATCTCAAGTCGATGATGACCGCTTGCGAACTATCCTTCAAGCGATCCCTGATTTAATTTGGCTAAAGGATATGAACGGGGTTTATCTTACCTGTAACCACCGCTTTGAACAGTTCTTCGGTGCCCTCGAAAAGGACATCATTGGACATACTGACTATGATTTTGTCAGCAAGGAGCTTGCCGATTCATTCCGGGAAAATGATCGCATCGCGATGATGAAAGGCGGCCCCAGCAAAAATGAGGAATGGGTCACCTTTGCAGATGACGGTCATCAAGAGTTGCTGGAAGCGACTAAAACGCCGCTGTTAGATAAGGAAGGTCAACTGATAGGCGTGCTGGGAATCAGTCGTGACATTACACAGCGTAAAAAAAGCGAGATGTTTGAAAAATTTCGCAGCTCGACCTTAGAGCTTCTGACGGGAGATACCCCCCTTACGGTCATTCTTGAATTTATTGTACAGGGCGTAGAGCAACTCAATTCAGCGATGAATTGCAGCATTTTATTGCTCGATGAGGAAGGTAAGCATCTCGGTCATGGTATCGCACCGAGCTTACCTGCCTTTTATAATGCGGCCATAGACGGGGTCGCCATTGGCATGGGGGTGGGTTCATGTGGAACGGCCGCCTATACGGGTGAGCGGGTGATCGTCGAGGACATCGCAACCCACCCCTATTGGGCCCCTTACAAAACGCTCGCTGCAAAAGCGGGCTTAGGCGCCTGCTGGTCTGAACCGATACGTTCTTCTTTTAATCAAGTATTGGGGACGTTTGCGATTTATCACAAAGACAAAAACTATCCCTCAGAAGCAGACATTTACGTTATCGAACAATCTGCACATCTGGCCAGCATCGCGATTGAGCGCAAACTGCTCGAAGAAAAGGTACGCCAACTCGCGTTCTATGACACGTTAACCAACCTGCCGAATCGCCGACTGCTTAAAGAGCGCCTGAATCAGGCGATGTCGGTCAGCAAGCGGACTCATTGTTATTGCGCGCTGATGTTCATCGATCTTGATAATTTCAAACCGATCAATGACATGCATGGCCATGGCATAGGGGACTTATTGTTGATTGACGCGGCTAAGCGATTGAAGAGTTGTGTGCGCGAAATGGACACGGTGGCACGCTTTGGCGGAGATGAGTTTGTGGTGTTACTCAGCGAATTAGATGTAGATCAAGCAATCTCAACGTCACAAGCACAACGGGTCGCTCAAAAAATCCGCGCCGCTTTGTCCGTTCCCTATGTGCTGCCTACCGACATCTTACCGGCCGCCACAATCGAGCATCGCTGCACGGCAAGTATCGGCGTTACGGTGTTCCTCAATCAGGGGATCAATCAAGACGACATCCTAAAACAGGCAGATGCCGCAATGTATGAAGCCAAAGAAGCAGGGGGAAATTCAATCCGGTTTCATGATAACTTGAAAAATTGA
- a CDS encoding RrF2 family transcriptional regulator: MQLNLSTDIALRTLIYLGQKKETATIAEVSDAFDIVKTHLMKVVMQLVAAGVVVSERGRNGGIRLARNPAEIVVGDVVRLMENNLALLYCMKTDAPDDCCPLMPNCHLRTILFNAQKAFLDTLDGNTLADLLPDTKLNLKLKK, translated from the coding sequence ATGCAACTGAATCTTTCCACCGATATCGCACTGCGCACCCTTATCTATCTGGGACAAAAAAAGGAAACCGCCACCATCGCCGAGGTCTCTGATGCCTTCGATATCGTCAAGACTCACTTGATGAAAGTCGTCATGCAATTAGTCGCTGCGGGAGTGGTCGTCAGTGAGCGCGGCAGAAACGGCGGTATCCGCCTGGCGAGAAATCCCGCAGAAATAGTGGTCGGCGATGTCGTGCGTTTGATGGAAAATAACCTTGCACTGCTGTACTGCATGAAAACAGATGCACCGGATGATTGTTGCCCTTTAATGCCAAATTGCCACTTAAGGACGATACTCTTCAACGCGCAGAAAGCCTTCCTTGATACGCTGGATGGCAACACGCTGGCTGATCTGCTGCCTGACACGAAGTTAAATTTGAAGTTAAAAAAATGA
- a CDS encoding c-type cytochrome yields MATSQWWASESFWRKTAIWVTGGSFVALILLTMDTIPQISTGSKRVPAYSVINYRIEYKFDETRHVQVPVIGAKEPLFGKELNEEEAEALVKLGKLTTQAKNCMNCHTLLGNGAYYAPDLTKAWLDQYWGSKEVREVQMVEFIKDPSDKLHNSLGRRMPKLDITDEEARGVVAFLKWMSSIDTNGFPYNFKSIEQEN; encoded by the coding sequence ATGGCGACAAGTCAGTGGTGGGCATCGGAATCATTCTGGCGCAAGACGGCCATTTGGGTCACCGGGGGATCGTTCGTCGCGTTGATATTGTTAACGATGGATACGATTCCGCAAATATCGACGGGTTCAAAACGTGTTCCGGCGTATTCGGTCATCAACTATCGCATCGAATATAAATTCGACGAGACGCGTCACGTGCAAGTGCCGGTGATCGGTGCGAAAGAGCCTTTATTCGGTAAAGAGCTGAACGAAGAGGAGGCTGAAGCGCTGGTCAAACTGGGAAAGTTGACGACACAGGCGAAGAACTGCATGAACTGCCACACCTTGCTGGGTAATGGTGCTTACTATGCACCTGACCTCACCAAAGCATGGCTGGATCAATACTGGGGTAGCAAAGAAGTGCGCGAAGTGCAAATGGTCGAGTTCATCAAGGATCCGTCCGATAAATTGCACAACAGCCTGGGCCGGCGTATGCCCAAGCTCGATATCACAGATGAGGAGGCGCGCGGCGTGGTGGCCTTCCTGAAGTGGATGTCTAGCATTGACACCAACGGCTTTCCCTATAACTTCAAATCCATCGAACAGGAGAATTGA
- a CDS encoding cbb3-type cytochrome c oxidase subunit I has protein sequence MAMLGMLDSANLNGGQKLAVKYFIVAIVLFGAQVLFGLLSGLQYLYPDFLYGVLDFSVNRMVHINALVVWLLYGFLGSVYWLLEEESQHEVVGLKLGNLIYWVLTAAVTVVVLVYLFVQIGPGKESTIWLINEGREYIEAPRWADIGIVVSVLVVFYNVAATFSKGRYTGIAGVLVLDMLALFGIYLAGMFYTTNISIDQYWWWWVIHLWVEATWEVMVACIMAYGLMKVLGVSRKIVETWLYIEVALMFGSGILGLGHHYFWIGTPEYWFSIGGFFSALEPIPLVAMVVHAVFDAGARHAKNSNHPAMAWLIAHAFGNFFGAGVWGFMHTLPQINLYTHGTQWSASHGHLAFFGAYATIIIAMFYLGIQRWLGGVWMSGDLAGNGWRWKWALFLLNLGMVGMTVSMLVSGYVQSQIERAIEGSTWIGYFAAQIHPWFVQGMWWREVFGVMFLAGFILLVWDLLTIGRGESRKMIEASNAS, from the coding sequence ATGGCGATGCTAGGAATGTTGGATAGTGCCAACTTGAATGGCGGGCAGAAGCTGGCGGTGAAATATTTCATCGTAGCGATCGTGTTGTTCGGTGCGCAAGTGTTGTTCGGCCTGCTTTCGGGCTTGCAATATTTGTATCCGGATTTCCTGTATGGTGTGCTGGATTTCAGCGTCAATCGCATGGTGCATATCAACGCGCTGGTAGTGTGGCTGCTGTACGGATTCTTAGGCTCGGTATATTGGCTGCTGGAAGAAGAATCGCAACATGAGGTGGTCGGACTCAAGCTGGGGAATCTTATCTACTGGGTACTCACCGCGGCGGTGACCGTCGTGGTGTTGGTGTATCTGTTTGTGCAGATCGGACCCGGTAAAGAATCCACTATCTGGCTGATTAACGAAGGCCGCGAATACATCGAGGCGCCGCGTTGGGCCGACATTGGCATCGTGGTCAGCGTGCTGGTGGTGTTCTATAACGTGGCTGCCACCTTTTCCAAAGGACGCTACACGGGGATTGCCGGTGTGCTGGTGCTGGATATGTTGGCACTGTTCGGTATTTATCTGGCGGGTATGTTCTATACCACCAATATCTCCATCGACCAATACTGGTGGTGGTGGGTGATTCATCTGTGGGTAGAGGCGACTTGGGAGGTCATGGTTGCCTGCATCATGGCTTACGGGCTGATGAAGGTGTTGGGCGTGAGTCGCAAAATTGTCGAGACATGGCTGTATATCGAAGTCGCCTTGATGTTCGGTTCAGGCATACTGGGGTTAGGCCACCACTACTTCTGGATTGGTACGCCTGAATACTGGTTCAGCATCGGCGGCTTCTTCTCTGCACTCGAACCGATTCCGCTGGTCGCGATGGTGGTGCATGCGGTGTTTGATGCAGGAGCGCGTCACGCCAAGAATTCAAATCATCCTGCTATGGCGTGGTTAATTGCACACGCCTTCGGTAATTTTTTCGGGGCGGGGGTGTGGGGCTTCATGCACACGTTGCCGCAGATCAATTTATATACCCACGGCACACAATGGTCCGCATCGCATGGTCACTTAGCCTTTTTTGGCGCTTACGCGACCATCATTATCGCCATGTTCTATCTTGGCATCCAGCGTTGGCTGGGCGGCGTTTGGATGTCAGGCGATCTGGCGGGCAATGGCTGGAGGTGGAAGTGGGCGTTGTTTCTGCTCAACTTAGGCATGGTTGGCATGACGGTCTCGATGTTGGTCTCAGGTTACGTGCAGTCGCAGATTGAGCGTGCTATCGAAGGCTCGACCTGGATCGGCTATTTCGCGGCGCAGATACATCCTTGGTTTGTTCAAGGTATGTGGTGGCGTGAAGTGTTCGGCGTGATGTTCCTCGCAGGTTTTATCTTATTGGTATGGGACTTGCTGACTATCGGCCGGGGGGAGAGTCGAAAAATGATCGAAGCATCCAACGCTAGCTAG